TCGAACTCGACGAGGCGGAGATGTACGGCGAACGCTTCGACGTGCCCCAGCCCGAGACGCTCGTGTTCAACTCCTGGTTCGAGGGCGGCGAGGTGTTCCGCTCGGGCTGTACCTACCGGCGCGGCAGCGGCCGCGTCTTCTACTTCCGGCCGGGTCACGAGACCTACCCAATCTATCACGACGAGCAGATACAGGGCGTCCTCGCCAACGCCGTCGAGTGGGCGGCGCCCAGCGACGACCGCGCCACATCCAGCGGCGGCAACACCGAGCCCCGCGAGGACATCGACACCTCCGACGAGCGGACGGTTCACTGACGGGCGATCGAGGAAAGTCGCTCCGCCGCGACCGCTGATCCCGCCGTTACTCCTCGGCGGTCGGCGGCCGCGGCGTCTCCGGTTCCTCCTCTTCCTCGTCCTCGTCCGGGAGGAACTGCGGCGCGATCTGCCACTTGAAGTAGACGGTCCACCCCGCCGAGACGACGCCGAACAGCCCGAAGACGAAGAGGTTCAGCGGCGGTGACCCGGGCTGGGAGAGCCAGAGGGCACTGAACATCACCCCGAAGGTGTAGATGAACACCGCCCCGTCGACCGGTTCGAGTTCCATACGCGCTCTCTGGGGCGCGGGTGCATAGAACTGGCGTTCGACGCGCTCGGATTCCGCCGCTGGCGCGGCGCACCCACAGCCGCCGGAGGTGGTCGTTCGCGCAGTTGAACGTGAGCTGGCGCCCGCCGCCGGCGGGGTTGGGCCAGGCGGTCAGCTGCTCGATGTCGTCGGGGGCCCGCTTCCGAAAGAAGTCGCCCTTCGACTCGGCTATCACGCCCCGACCAGTAGGTCAACCGGTCGTCGAACCGGTACCGGACCGACCCGTCGCCGGGGCCACCGGTCCTGTCCGTCTCGTTCCCGTCGTGAGGGTCGCAAGCCATCGATGGCGGATCGTCGTGACAGCCGGACGTAACGTTTGGGCCGACGGGGTAGCAACGTTTATTCGCCGTCGGCGACCGAGTGACAGCCATGCACCGGACGTTCGAGACGACGACGGAACGCCGCCAGCGGGTCCTGAACGGGGCGTGGGAGTTCCTCACCGACCCCGAGAACGAGGGGTACGAGGCCGACTATCACGAGTCGTTCCCCGCGGAGGAGGCCGACCGGCTGTCCGTCCCGAGTTCCTGGAACGCGCACACCGAGTACGCCGACTACGTCGGGCCGGCGTGGTATCGGCGGACCTTCGAGACCGACGAGGAGTCGCTCCTGTTCACCTTCCACGGGATCGCCCGCGACGCGACGGTCTACCTCGACGGCGAGGAGGTGGCGAGTCACGAGGGGTCGTACACGCCGTTCACCGCGCTCGCCCGCCACCTCGACGCGGGGGAACACGAACTCGTCGTCCGCGCGGACAACACCCGAGGGGAGGCGACGCTCCCCCACGACGACGCCGACTGGTTCCCCCACGGCGGCATCCACCGCGAGGTCGTCGTCGAGACTGTCCCGGACGTGTACGTCCGGGACCTGGCCGTCGAGTACGACCTCTACGGCGACGAAGCGACGGTCCGAGCGGAGGTGACGCTGCACAACGTCGGCGCGCGCCCCGCCGAACCCGACCTGACCGTCTCCGTCGGCGACGCGTCGGTCACCGACTCCGTCACGGTGGACGGGATGGACGCCGCCACGGCCACGCTCGGTCTCGACATCGAGGACGTGGACCGCTGGAGCCCCGACGACCCGACGCTCTACGACGTGACGGCGCGACTGCACGGCGAGCAGGCCGAGGAACGCGAGGGCGACGCCTTCGCCGACGACCTGCGCGACCGGATCGGGTTCCGCACCGTCTCGACCGCCGGCCGCGAGATCCTGATCAACGGCGAGCCCGTCGATATCGCGGGCGTCAACCGCCACGAGGACCACCCGGAGTGGGGCTCCGCCCAGCCGCTGCGGATCCAGGAGCGGGACCTCGATATCGTCCAGCGCGCGGGCTGTGACGCCGTCAGGTGCTCGCACTACCCGAACCATCCGCGCTTTCTCGACCTGTGCGACGAGGAGGGCCTCCTCGTGATCGAGGAGATCCCGATGTGGCAGGTCGACGAGTCGACGATGGTGTCCAGTCAGGAGCGCGCCCAGCGCACGCTCGTAGAGATGATCGAACGCGACCGCCACCACCCGTCGATATTCGCCTGGAGCCTCTCGAACGAGTGCGCGAACGAGCACCCGACCGTCGTCGACGGCACCCGCCAGCTGAAGTGGGCCGCCGACGGGGTCGACGACTCCCGGCTGATCACCGCCGCCTCGAACACCGACTTCGAGGGCGGGACCGACGGCGTCTTCGACGTTTGCGACTTCCTGTCGGTCAACGCCTACTGGGGCTGGTACCGCGACGGCGACTGGGACGAGTTCCTCGACGGGATCGCCGAGGAGTACGGCGAGAAACCGATCGTCGTCACGGAGTTCGGCGCCGGCGCCGTCCCGGGCGAGCGCACCCACGAGGGTCGCAAGTGGTCCGAGTCCTACCAGGCCGACCTCCTCGCCGACTGCGTCGACCTGTTCCGCGAGCGCGACGATGTCGCCGGCTTCACCGTCTGGCAGTTCTGCGACACGCTCACCGACCCCGAGGCGGCGATGACCAGACCGCGGACGCACAACAACAAGGGCATCGTCGACGAGTACCGCCGGCCCAAGGAGGCCTACCGCGTCCTCCGCGACCGCCTCGCCGACGACTGACCCGTCGACCCGAACCGGCCTTCCGTCGCACCTCCCGTTTCCGAGGTTCGAACGACGTTCTGCATGAAATATTTACTCGGTACCGAGTTTCTAATATTACGCTCGTAATCATGTAATCCGCCGTGGATCGAGCGATCGTTCCCGAGGATCGATTCACCGTTCTGCCCGAGTATCCTCCGCGATCGAACGAATCAAGCTCGAACAGCCCGCATTGAGACCGAATACGACAGATGCGTCGACAAAAATAGCTCTATAGAAACAGAACAGTACTCGAACAGCGGAGAACGGAACCGAGCGGCGGTCGAGCGGTAGTCGGACCGGCTCTACACGTCGACCCACTCGCCGGCGTCGTCGGACTGCTCGATGGCGGCGAGGAGTTCCTGAACGCGGTAGCCGTCCTCGAAGGAGGGGCTGTGGTCTTCGCCGGCGGCGGCCGCCGAGAGGAACTCGTAGTTCTCGTGGACGAAGGTGTGCTCCCAGCCGATGACGTGGCCCTCGGGCCACCAGTGGTCGATGTAGGGGTCGTCGGGAGCGGTGACGTTGATCGTCTGGAAGCCCCGATCGCCCTCGGTGAGCAGTTCCAGCTCGTTGAGCCGTTCGAGCGAGAACGAGAGGCTGCCTTTCGACCCCTCGATCGCGATCGTGTGGTCGTTCTTGCGGCCGTTGGCGAACCGGGAGGCCTCGAAGGTCGCCACCGCGCCGCTCTCGAACTCCGCCTGGGCGGTGTAGGCGTCGTCGACGGTCACCTCGCGCATCTCCGTCGATTCGCCACCTCCGCCTTCGAGCGAGCCCTCGTCGCCGCCCGGCACCGGACGCTCGTCGACGAACGTCTGGAGGTGGCCCGAGAGCCGCGAGATGTCGCCCGCCCGGTCGCCGACGAGGAATCGCGCCAGGTCGATGGTGTGGGCGCCGAGGTCGCCGAGCGCGCCCGAGCCCGCCAGCTCCTCGGAGTTGCGCCAGCTCCACGGCGCCTCGGGGTCGACCAGCCAGTCCTGCAGGTATCGCCCGCGGACGTGGTGGATCTCGCCGAGTTCGCCCGCGTCGATGAGGCTCTTCGCGTACCGGATCGCGGGGATGAACCGGTAGTTGAACGCGATGCCAGCGGTCGCCGCTGAGTCGCGGGCGGCGTCGCGCATCCGCTCGGCGTCGTCGAGCGTGTGCGCGAGCGGCTTCTCGCAGAAGACGTGGGTGTCGGCCTCCAGCGCGGCGATCGAGGGGTCGGCGTGGACGTTGTTCGGGCCGAGGTTGTAGAACACGTCGACCTCGTCGACCACGTCCGCCCAGTCGGTCGCGTAGCGCTCGAAACCCAGCTGGTCGGCCGCGTCGGCGAGCGCCTCCTCGTCGCGCCCGACGATAACCTCACGCTCGACTGCGGGCGCCTCCGGGAAGAACATCGGGAGCCGGGCGAGCGCGTTCGCGTGAGCCTTGCCCATGAAGCGATAGCCGAGCACGCCGACGGAGAGTGGTTCCTCGCTCATGGTTCAGGCCCAGTAGGCGTCGCCGGGGGTGGTCTCGAAGACGGAACGCTGGAGCACGTCGATGGCCTTCTCTAGCCCCTCGTTCGGCGAGGTCAGCGAGTCCTCGTGCTCGATGGAGAGGGCGCCGTCGTAGTCGATCATCCGCAGCGTCGACACCACGTCCTTCCAGAACTCCTCGCCGTGCCCGTAGCCGATGGAGCGGAACAGCCACGATCGGTCCGGTTCCTCCGTGTAGGGTTCGGTGTCGAGCACGCCCTTCACGCGGCTGTTGGACTCGTACACCTTCGTGTCCTTGGCGTGGAAGTGGTGGATGGCGTCCTCCTCGCCGAGGAAACGGATGGCCTCGGTGATGTCGATGCCCTGCCAGAACAGGTGGGAGGGGTCGAAGTTGGCGCCGATGTACTCGTTCGTGCGCTCGCGCAGTTCGAGCATCCCCGTCGGCTCGTACACCAGCATGTTCGGGTGCATCTCGATGCCGACGTACACGTCGTGGTCGGCGGCGTGTTCGGCCAGGTCCGACCAGTACTCCTCTGCGACCTCCCACTGGTACTCGTGGGCCTCGTGGTGTTCGTTGGGCCACGGCGCGGTGATCCAGTTGGGGACCTCGCCCGCGGGACTGCCGGCGGGCAGGCCCGAGAACGTCGTCACCGCGTCGACGCCGAGCTGGTCGGCCAGTTCGATGGCCTCGCGCAGTTCGGTGTCGGCGCGTTCCGCTCGCTCCTCGTCGGGGTGGAGCGGGTTGTTGTGCGTCGCCAGCGCCGAGACGTACAGGTCGTGTTCGTCGAGGCTGTCCTGCAGTTCGGCCTGTGCGTCCTCGTCGTCGAGGTACTCCTCGCGCGGGAGGTGGTCGTCGCCCACGAACCCGCCACAGCCCAGTTCGACGGCGTCGACGCCCTGGTCGGCCAGGTACGCGAACGCGTCGTCGAGCGATTCGCCGCCGAGTGCCACGGTCAGCACACCTACGTCCATGTGTGTTCACCTCTCTCGAACGCTCAAAAACTCTTGCGGTGGCGGTACCCCTCGCCGCGGCCTCGGGCGGTTCTGGGCGGCCGACGCGCCGAGTCGCGGGCGTCCCGCAGCCGATCCGTCGCCGCCGCCGAGGTGCGCGCGGGCTCGCGATCTGCGCTCGCGACCGCGGCCCGGCAAAACTAAATACTGGCTGTCCATCACAGTCAGTAGCATGAGATACTTCCGAGTGACGCGCGGGGACGACGAGCGGCTGGTAGTATCCGACGGAGACGACTCCTACGACCTGACGAGCGCGCCCGACGGCCCGTCGACGGTCGTCGAGTTGCTCGCGGCCGACGAGACGCGCCAGGGCCTCGACGAGGCCGCCGAGGCCTACCTCGACGACGCCGAGGAGGTCGAATTCGACGACGACGACCTCGTGCTCCCTGTCGAACCGCCGGAAGTGTGGGCGTCGGGCGTCACCTACCAGATCAGCGAGGAGGCCCGCCAGGAGGAGAGCGACAAGCCGGACGTGTACATCGACGTCTACGAGAGCGAGCGCCCGGAGGTCTTCTTCAAGGCGACACCGAGCCGGACCGTCGGTCCGAACGAGTCGGTCGGCATCCGCGGCGACTCCACCTGGGACACCCCCGAGCCCGAACTCGCCGTCGTCCTCTACCAGGGGGAGATCGTCGGGTTCACCATTGGCAACGACATGTCCAGCCGCTCGATCGAGGGCGAGAACCCTCTCTATCTCCCGCAGGCGAAAGTGTACGACCGCTGCGCCGCGCTCGGCCCGGGCGTCACTTCCGCGAGCGACGTCGACGACCCGCACGACCTGGAGATGACCATGCAGATCCACCGCGACGGCGAGGTCGTCTACGAGGGCGCCACCAACACCGGCGAGATGGTCCGGACCTGCGAGGAGCTGTCCTCCTATCTCACCCGGCACAACGTCGTCCCCGACCTGACCGTTCTGATGACCGGAACGGCGCTGGTTCCCGAAGGCGACTTCACGCTCCACGAGGACGACCTCGTCGAGATCGATATCGAGGAGATCGGGACGCTGACGAACCCGGTCACGACGGTCTGAGCTGCCGACCGACCCGATCGAATATTGGCTCGGTCCCGAGTGAATTTCTGAACGAACGTTTGCGATTGCGGAACGGTTATTACGGGCCAGTGTCTTGAGTCGGAGTATGGCGCAGACCGCGCGGAACACGGTGAAATCGGTCGAACGCACGTTCCGGATCATCGGTGGGCTTCAGGAGCTGGGGGGCGCTGGGGTGACGGAGCTGTCGACGCACCTGGATCTTCCGAAGAGCACGGTCCACAACTACCTGAGCACGCTGGAACAGGAGGCCTACGTCGTCAAGGCCGACGACGAGTACCGCATCGGCCTCCGCTTTCTCGAACACGGCGCGTACGCCCGCAACCAGTCGCAGATCTTCGAGATCGCCCGGCCGGAACTCGACCGGCTGGCCGGCGAGACAGGCGAGCTCTGCAACCTGCTCGTCGAGGAACACGGCAAGGGCACCTACCTCTACCGGACCCGCGGCGAGAACGCCGTCCGCGTGAAAGAACACGTCGGCAACCGCGTCTGTCTCCACAGCACGGCGCTGGGCAAGGCGATCCTCGCCTACTGCTCCGAGGAGCGCGTCGACGAGATCATCGACCGCCACGGCCTCCCCGAGACCACTGACCGCACCGTCACCGACCGCGACGAACTGTTCGAGACCCTCGCCGAGATCCGCGAACGCGGCGTCGCGTTCGACGACGAGGAACGCCTGTCGGGCCTCCGCTGCGTCGCCGCGCCCGTCCTCAGCAACGACGACCGCGTCCTCGGCGCTATCTCCGTCTCCGGTCCCTCCCACCGCTTCGAGGACCACCGCTTCCGCGAGGAACTCCCCAAGCGCGTCCTCGAAACCGCCAACGTCCTCGAACTCAACGTCACCTACTCGTAACCGGTCGTTACGACACTTATCTTATAATTCGTCGTTCTCTTACGACTTCCGTCTTCTCTCCGCCTTGGCCGGCCGACACAGCGTATACTGTGAATACGCTACTGTATCGAGTTACGAGCCCGTTCCACCGAGATGCCTTCGAGGGTAGTCGAATATCTGTCCCCTCGTCGTTCCGCCGGCTCTGTGGCATGTATTAGTCCAGAAACTCTCCAAGGGACGTTTTCGGGGCAAAATTCACGTTCCTCCCCCAGAGGTCTCGATACGGGCGGGATCCGTATTATACAGATGCGAATGTATATATCTTCACTGATGTTTCGAAGTGGATCTGGACGCCGAGCGCCGGAGCGGCAGACGAAACCCCCTTGTCGCGGCGTCGCCAATCGGGGAGCGTGACAGACGACCAGGGGGAGCCGTCGCTGGACCGGTTCCACGAGGCGGTCGAGGCGGCGGGTAACCCGGTGTTGACGACCGAGGAAGTCGCGCGCCACGTCGACGAACCGCGCGATGTCGTCGAGACGTGGCTCGCCGACCTCGAACGGGAGGGCTCGGTCGTGAACCGGGACGTGTCCCAGGACCCGACGGTGTGGTATCCGGCCGAGTGGACCGACTACGCCGACCGCGAGCGGTTCGTCGTCTTCCCCGACCGCCGCCAGATCGTCGTCGACCGGCCCGCGCAGTTCACGCGCGCCCAGCTCTCGCAGTTCGCCCGGCTGGTCGATACCAACGGCCAACAGGGCTACGTCTACGAGATAGACGATTCGGACGTGTGGCAGGCGCCCTACGAGGATCTGGAGGGACTGCTCGGGACGGTTCGGGACGTGCTCCCACAGCGGTATCCGACCCTGGAGGAGTGGATCGGCGACCAGTGGAAGCGGGCCCACCGGTTCACCTTGAAGACCCACGAGGACGGCTACGTCGTCCTCGAAGCGGCCACGGAGAACCTGATGGGCAACGTCGCCAGGCAGAAACTCGACGACGACCACCTCCGGGCGCCGATCTCGGACACCGAGAGCTGGGTCGCCGAGGAGGCGACCGCCGAGGTCAAACGGATCCTCTACGAGGCGGGCTATCCCGTCCAGGACGAGCGGGACCTGGACTCGGGCGAACCGCTGGATCTCACCCTGAATCTCGACCTACGGGAGTACCAGCACGACTGGGTGGCCCGGTTCATGGAGACCAAATCGGGCGTGCTCGTCGGCCCGCCGGGCAGCGGCAAGACCGTCGCTGCGATGGGCATCGTCGAGCGCGTCGGCGGCGAGACCCTGATCCTCGTCCCGAGTCGCGAGCTCGTCCGCCAGTGGCGCGACGAACTGCTCGCGCACACGACGCTCGACGAGTCCCAGGTCGGGGAGTACCACGGCGGGACCAAAGACGTCCGACCTATCACGATCGCGACCTACCAGACCGCGGGGATGGACCGCCATCGACACCTGTTCGACTCCCGCGAGTGGGGACTGATCGTCTACGACGAGGTCCAGCACGTCCCCAGCGACGTCTACCGCCGGAGCGCGAACCTCCAGACGCGGCACCGACTCGGCCTCTCGGCCTCGCCCGTCCGGGAGGACGACCTCCAGGAGGAGATCTTCACGCTGATCGGCCCGCCGATCGGCACCGACTGGGACGCGCTGTTCGACGAGGGGTTCGTCGCCGAGCCGACCGTCGAGATCCGCTACGTCCCGTGGACCGACGACGACCACCGCAACGAGTACGTCGGCAGCGAGGGCCACGAGCGCCGCCAGATCGCCGCCTCGAACCCGGCGAAAGTCGAGGAGACGCGGCGCATCCTCCGGGAGCACCCCGAGCAGAAAGCCCTGATATTCGTCGACTACCTCGACCAGGGTCGGGCGCTGGCGGCGACGCTCGACGCGCCGTTCATCAGCGGCGACACGCCCCACCACGAGCGGGCGCGGCGGTTCGAACAGTTCCGCGACGGCTCGCTGGACACGCTGGTCGTCTCCCGCGTCGGCGACGAGGGGATCGATCTGCCCGACGCGTCGCTGGCTATCGTCGCGTCGGGACTCGGCGGCTCGCGCCGGCAGGGCACCCAGCGCGCGGGCCGGACGATGCGTCCGGCCGGCCGCGCGCTCATGTACGTCCTCGCCACGCAGGGCGCCCGCGAGGAGGAGTTCGCCCGTCGGCAGATGCGCTATCTCGCCGGCAAGGGCGTCCAGGTCCGCGAGCACACCGTCGAGGAACCCGACGAGGGCGAGAGCGACGATCGGGCGAAAGACGAGCCCACGGGGGACTCCGAGTCGGTCGGCGACGCCGACGAAGCGTCTGAGCCCGCCGAAGAAGCCGACGACGAGGACGACGACGCCGGTGTCGCCTGATGGGCCAACCGCGGGCCGAACACGTTCGGCGCCAGCGCTTGGCGTGAGCGGTTCGTACGGATCGGTATGTCCGTCAGCCACGACGACGTGGAGCCGGTGACCGAGCGCGTCCACGACAACTCCTGGTCGGCGAACCTGGAGAAACCGCACCACGGCGAGGACCACGAACTGGTCGTCTCGCAGGCGAAAGACGCCGTCGAACACACGGCGCCGGGCAACCACGTCAACCTCGTCACCCACGGCGACCACGGCCACCCCGAAACGTACCTCTACGAGGCGCTGGCGGAAGCCTACGGTGACGCCGTGGTCTACGAGTACGTCGAACAGTGCGGCTGCGGCGGGCACGTCACCCGCGCGCACGTCGAAGAAGCCGTGTAGTTCGGTCCGACTGCCGACCGCACCGGCGCGGACGGTACCGTTGGGCGTTACTCCTCGGCGGCGAGTTCGTCGCGTTCGGCCCGTTTCTCCTTGACGTCGTCGATGAACGAGTCGACGCTGACTCGCTTCTCGCCGATGGTCGCGCCGACGATGGCGCCGAGGGCGCCGCCGGTGCTGGCGGCGTTGCGACCGACGAGACCACCGATGCCGGCGCCGACCGCGGCGCCGATAGCTGCGTAGCGAGCGCGACTCAGGACGCGTTTGATGCGTTTCTGCATACCGTCTCATTCGCCCATCCGAGGGATAAATGTGACCCTCCCGAGAGGTCCGCGTGTCAACCTCTGGTATACCTGCAAAAAATTTAATATAAATCCGTGTAGACGTATGCAGTACGCTTCACCCACGAGGTGAGCGGTGATCCCGATGATGACCGAACTCAGCGCGTATCCGGCACGCCAGGGGGCCGAGGCCCTCGTCTGCGGCGGTGCCGGATCTGCCGTGTCCGCCGACGGGTCGGTGGACGCCGGCAAGCGGATTCCTGCGCGCGTTCGGTTCATCGGGGTCGGCCGCAATCTCGAATCGATCGCCGCGTGAAGGTCCGCAGGTCGTCCGGGCTCCCAGTCCGGTGACGGCCGTCGATTCGAGCCACCTCGGCTCTTCCTGTGACCCTGGCGTCGTGGCCACGGGTTCGTCTCGCCCGACGACGGGTTCGGAAGTCCCGTCGGTCGAGCGCGGGGCGACCCCGTCCCCGCGACGCCGCGGTCACGGTTCGCTCAGTCCCCCAGACCCGCGCCCGTTCGGCCGGCCGCCGCTCCCGCGGTGACGCCAACGCGCCGGCCTCGCCGGCTTCGAGGACGGTCGCGGCGGTGAACCAGCGCCAGCTCTGCCGGGCAGAGGCATCGCTGCGCGCTCCGGACGCCCCTCGGAGGCAGCGGGGCGGCGCGTTCGACTCGCGCCGGGCGTCGTATGGCAGTCCATGCCAGCACCCAGGTGG
The window above is part of the Halosimplex rubrum genome. Proteins encoded here:
- a CDS encoding Gfo/Idh/MocA family protein, producing MSEEPLSVGVLGYRFMGKAHANALARLPMFFPEAPAVEREVIVGRDEEALADAADQLGFERYATDWADVVDEVDVFYNLGPNNVHADPSIAALEADTHVFCEKPLAHTLDDAERMRDAARDSAATAGIAFNYRFIPAIRYAKSLIDAGELGEIHHVRGRYLQDWLVDPEAPWSWRNSEELAGSGALGDLGAHTIDLARFLVGDRAGDISRLSGHLQTFVDERPVPGGDEGSLEGGGGESTEMREVTVDDAYTAQAEFESGAVATFEASRFANGRKNDHTIAIEGSKGSLSFSLERLNELELLTEGDRGFQTINVTAPDDPYIDHWWPEGHVIGWEHTFVHENYEFLSAAAAGEDHSPSFEDGYRVQELLAAIEQSDDAGEWVDV
- a CDS encoding fumarylacetoacetate hydrolase family protein: MRYFRVTRGDDERLVVSDGDDSYDLTSAPDGPSTVVELLAADETRQGLDEAAEAYLDDAEEVEFDDDDLVLPVEPPEVWASGVTYQISEEARQEESDKPDVYIDVYESERPEVFFKATPSRTVGPNESVGIRGDSTWDTPEPELAVVLYQGEIVGFTIGNDMSSRSIEGENPLYLPQAKVYDRCAALGPGVTSASDVDDPHDLEMTMQIHRDGEVVYEGATNTGEMVRTCEELSSYLTRHNVVPDLTVLMTGTALVPEGDFTLHEDDLVEIDIEEIGTLTNPVTTV
- a CDS encoding CGCGG family putative rSAM-modified RiPP protein; the encoded protein is MSVSHDDVEPVTERVHDNSWSANLEKPHHGEDHELVVSQAKDAVEHTAPGNHVNLVTHGDHGHPETYLYEALAEAYGDAVVYEYVEQCGCGGHVTRAHVEEAV
- a CDS encoding IclR family transcriptional regulator; this translates as MAQTARNTVKSVERTFRIIGGLQELGGAGVTELSTHLDLPKSTVHNYLSTLEQEAYVVKADDEYRIGLRFLEHGAYARNQSQIFEIARPELDRLAGETGELCNLLVEEHGKGTYLYRTRGENAVRVKEHVGNRVCLHSTALGKAILAYCSEERVDEIIDRHGLPETTDRTVTDRDELFETLAEIRERGVAFDDEERLSGLRCVAAPVLSNDDRVLGAISVSGPSHRFEDHRFREELPKRVLETANVLELNVTYS
- a CDS encoding glycoside hydrolase family 2 protein; translation: MHRTFETTTERRQRVLNGAWEFLTDPENEGYEADYHESFPAEEADRLSVPSSWNAHTEYADYVGPAWYRRTFETDEESLLFTFHGIARDATVYLDGEEVASHEGSYTPFTALARHLDAGEHELVVRADNTRGEATLPHDDADWFPHGGIHREVVVETVPDVYVRDLAVEYDLYGDEATVRAEVTLHNVGARPAEPDLTVSVGDASVTDSVTVDGMDAATATLGLDIEDVDRWSPDDPTLYDVTARLHGEQAEEREGDAFADDLRDRIGFRTVSTAGREILINGEPVDIAGVNRHEDHPEWGSAQPLRIQERDLDIVQRAGCDAVRCSHYPNHPRFLDLCDEEGLLVIEEIPMWQVDESTMVSSQERAQRTLVEMIERDRHHPSIFAWSLSNECANEHPTVVDGTRQLKWAADGVDDSRLITAASNTDFEGGTDGVFDVCDFLSVNAYWGWYRDGDWDEFLDGIAEEYGEKPIVVTEFGAGAVPGERTHEGRKWSESYQADLLADCVDLFRERDDVAGFTVWQFCDTLTDPEAAMTRPRTHNNKGIVDEYRRPKEAYRVLRDRLADD
- a CDS encoding sugar phosphate isomerase/epimerase family protein → MDVGVLTVALGGESLDDAFAYLADQGVDAVELGCGGFVGDDHLPREEYLDDEDAQAELQDSLDEHDLYVSALATHNNPLHPDEERAERADTELREAIELADQLGVDAVTTFSGLPAGSPAGEVPNWITAPWPNEHHEAHEYQWEVAEEYWSDLAEHAADHDVYVGIEMHPNMLVYEPTGMLELRERTNEYIGANFDPSHLFWQGIDITEAIRFLGEEDAIHHFHAKDTKVYESNSRVKGVLDTEPYTEEPDRSWLFRSIGYGHGEEFWKDVVSTLRMIDYDGALSIEHEDSLTSPNEGLEKAIDVLQRSVFETTPGDAYWA
- a CDS encoding DEAD/DEAH box helicase, whose translation is MSRRRQSGSVTDDQGEPSLDRFHEAVEAAGNPVLTTEEVARHVDEPRDVVETWLADLEREGSVVNRDVSQDPTVWYPAEWTDYADRERFVVFPDRRQIVVDRPAQFTRAQLSQFARLVDTNGQQGYVYEIDDSDVWQAPYEDLEGLLGTVRDVLPQRYPTLEEWIGDQWKRAHRFTLKTHEDGYVVLEAATENLMGNVARQKLDDDHLRAPISDTESWVAEEATAEVKRILYEAGYPVQDERDLDSGEPLDLTLNLDLREYQHDWVARFMETKSGVLVGPPGSGKTVAAMGIVERVGGETLILVPSRELVRQWRDELLAHTTLDESQVGEYHGGTKDVRPITIATYQTAGMDRHRHLFDSREWGLIVYDEVQHVPSDVYRRSANLQTRHRLGLSASPVREDDLQEEIFTLIGPPIGTDWDALFDEGFVAEPTVEIRYVPWTDDDHRNEYVGSEGHERRQIAASNPAKVEETRRILREHPEQKALIFVDYLDQGRALAATLDAPFISGDTPHHERARRFEQFRDGSLDTLVVSRVGDEGIDLPDASLAIVASGLGGSRRQGTQRAGRTMRPAGRALMYVLATQGAREEEFARRQMRYLAGKGVQVREHTVEEPDEGESDDRAKDEPTGDSESVGDADEASEPAEEADDEDDDAGVA